Genomic window (Polaromonas sp. JS666):
TGCCGCGACATCAAAACGCTGAAAGAGATGGGCTTCCCGGTCTGGAGCAAGGCGATCAGCGCCAAGGGCACCATCAAGGCCACGCTCGGCTCCGTGAACATCCCCGTCGTTTGCGCGAGCGCGCTGGTCAATCCCGGTGACGTGATCGTTGCGGATGACGACGGCGTCACCGTGGTTCCCGCGGATTGGGCCGTGAAGACCGCTGAAGCCGCCGCGACCCGCGAAGCCCTGGAAGGGGAAAAACGGGCCAAGCTCGCCGCAGGTGTGCTGGGCCTGGACATGTACAGGATGCGCGAGCCGCTTGAGAAGGCCGGCCTGAAGTACATCGATTGAGCCCTGCATGAAATTTGAAAAAACACCCGGTTGGCTGGATTGGTACGCCGGCCCCAGCCAACCGCAATTCAAGCTGCCACCCGGTAGCGTCGATGCGCACTGCCACGTCTTCGGGCCGGGCGCGCAGTTCCCCTTCGCACCCGAGCGCAAGTACACGCCATGCGACGCCAGCAAACAGCAGCTGTTCGCCTTGCGGGACCACCTTGGCTTCGACAAGAACGTGATCGTGCAGGCGACGTGCCACGGCGCCGACAACAGCGCACTGCTGGACGCGCTGGCGCATTCCGCAGGCCGCGCGCGCGGCGTGGTGACGGTCAAGCGCAGTGTCACCGACGATGAGCTGCATGCGATGAACGCGGCCGGTGTGCGTGGCGTGCGCTTCAACTTCGTCAAGCGTCTGGTCGATTTCACGCCCAAGGATGAGCTGAAGGAAATTGCCGAGCAAATCGCGCCGCTGGGCTGGCATGTGGTGATTTACTTCGAAGCGGTCGATCTGCCGGAGCTGTGGGACTTCTTCACTGCGCTGCCGACGACTGTGGTCGTGGACCACATGGGCCGGCCGGATGTGAGCAAACCCATCGATGGCCCGGAGTTCGCGCTGTTCGTGAGATTCATGCGCGAGCACCCGAACGTCTGGTCGAAGGTGAGCTGCCCGGAGCGACTCAGCGTCGCCGGCCCCCCGGCACGCCATGGCGAGCGGGACGCCTATCGCGACGTCGTGCCATTCGCACGGCGCATCGTCGAGACTTTTCCC
Coding sequences:
- a CDS encoding amidohydrolase family protein codes for the protein MKFEKTPGWLDWYAGPSQPQFKLPPGSVDAHCHVFGPGAQFPFAPERKYTPCDASKQQLFALRDHLGFDKNVIVQATCHGADNSALLDALAHSAGRARGVVTVKRSVTDDELHAMNAAGVRGVRFNFVKRLVDFTPKDELKEIAEQIAPLGWHVVIYFEAVDLPELWDFFTALPTTVVVDHMGRPDVSKPIDGPEFALFVRFMREHPNVWSKVSCPERLSVAGPPARHGERDAYRDVVPFARRIVETFPDRVLWGTDWPHPNLKDHMPDDGLLVDFIPHIATTAELQRKLLVDNPTRLYWGN